The genomic DNA CGGCGAGCCGGTGCAGGTAGCCGGGGGCCAGCGGCTCCTCCACGAACAGGGGATGCAGCCCCGCGACCGCCGCCACGATCCGCCTGGCGTCGGCCACGCTCGCCCGTCCGTGCAGGTCGATCGCGAAGTCGCGGCCGGGCCCGAGGACGGACCTGGCGACCTCCGCACGGGTGGCCGCCGCCGCCAGGTCGGAGGCGGTGAGCGAGCGCGGCAGCAGGCCGGAGCCGTTCATCTTGATCGCGGTGAACCCGGCCTCGACCTGCTTCTCGATCTCCTCGCGCAGCTCGCCTGGGTCGTCGCCGCCGACCCAGGCGTAGACCCGGATCCTGTCGCGTACCGGACCGCCGAGCAGCTCGTGCACGGGGGCGCCATAGTGTTTGCCGGCGATGTCCCACAGGGCCTGGTCCAGTCCGGCGACGGCGCTCGACAGGACGGGGCCGCCCCGGTAGAACCCGCCCTTGGTGAGCACCTGCCAGTGGTCTTCGATGCGCAGGGCGTCCTGGCCGACCAGGTACTCGGACAGGACCTCGACGGCGGTGCGGACGACCTCGGCCCGGCCCTCGACGACGGGTTCGCCCCAGCCGACCACGCCGTCGTCGGTCTCCACGCGGCAGAACAGCCACCGCGGCGGGACCAGGAACGTCTCGATCCTGGCGATCTTCAAAGGAGTTCTCCCAGGTCCCGCACCGCGGCCTCCCCGTGGGGCGTCACAGCAGCTCCTCCACGTCGTGCCAGGCCTTGGCCAGGAGCTCGCGCATCGCCGACTCGGCGGCGGAGGCGTCGCCCCGGGTGATGGCCTCCAGCACCGCCAGGTGGCTGGGCACCGGGTCGTCGCTGCCGCTGGAGGCGTGCACGAGCCGGTCGCGGCCGGCCAGCCCCGCCCCCATGACGACGTCCATCCGGACGAGCAGCTCGTTGCCGCCCGCCGCCAGCAGGGCGCGGTGGAAGTCGAGGTCGGCCGCGACCGGGTCGCCGCCCTGCCTCATCCGGTCGAGCGCGCGCCGCAGGTCGTCGAGTTGCCCCGGGGTGCGGCGCAACGCGGCCAGCCGGGCGACCGACGGCTCCACGATGGACCTCAGCTCGTGCAGGTCGCGCAGGAATCCGGGGTCGGGGTGGCCGGCGAACTTCCACCGGATGACGTCGCCGTCGAGGAGGTTCCAGTCGGCGCGGGCGCGCACGTGGGTGCCGAGCTTGGGCCGGGCCTCGATGAGGCCCTTGGCGGTCAGCACCTTCATCGCCTCGCGCAGCGCGGTGGAGCTGACGCCGAGCCGGTCTTGAAGGGCGACGACGTCGAGGGGGTCGCCCTCTTCGTACTCGCCACCGAAGATCATCGCGGCGATCGCCTCGACCGTCTGCCCGTGGAGGCCGCGTCCGCTGTAGGCCGCCATCACGCCGAGTCCTTCACGACGCTCCAGCCGCCGTCGACCACGAGGCAGGCGCCGGTGACGTACGCCGCCTCCCCGGAGGCCAGGAACGCGATGGCCGAGGCCACCTCGTCCGGGGTGCCGAACCGGTCGAGCACGGTCGCCC from Nonomuraea muscovyensis includes the following:
- the dgoD gene encoding galactonate dehydratase, with the protein product MKIARIETFLVPPRWLFCRVETDDGVVGWGEPVVEGRAEVVRTAVEVLSEYLVGQDALRIEDHWQVLTKGGFYRGGPVLSSAVAGLDQALWDIAGKHYGAPVHELLGGPVRDRIRVYAWVGGDDPGELREEIEKQVEAGFTAIKMNGSGLLPRSLTASDLAAAATRAEVARSVLGPGRDFAIDLHGRASVADARRIVAAVAGLHPLFVEEPLAPGYLHRLADLTAATEVPIALGERLYSRGDFLPALTSGLAVAQPDLSHAGGISEVRRIASLAETFDVQLAPHCPLGPIALAASLQVGFATPNFLIQEQSIGIHYNGDTGFLDYVIDPAPFTFAAGHAHRTSAPGLGVEVDEQAVRRADRHPHAWRNPVWRHEDGSMAEW
- a CDS encoding FadR/GntR family transcriptional regulator, whose translation is MAAYSGRGLHGQTVEAIAAMIFGGEYEEGDPLDVVALQDRLGVSSTALREAMKVLTAKGLIEARPKLGTHVRARADWNLLDGDVIRWKFAGHPDPGFLRDLHELRSIVEPSVARLAALRRTPGQLDDLRRALDRMRQGGDPVAADLDFHRALLAAGGNELLVRMDVVMGAGLAGRDRLVHASSGSDDPVPSHLAVLEAITRGDASAAESAMRELLAKAWHDVEELL